The region CCCATCTCTTTACTCGTTTGGATGACACTTGGAATTTGATAAACTTTTTCTTGACGGATTAAATTTGCGATAGCAGGAGTATTGACCATAATCTCACACACAGCTTTACGACCATCACTATCTTGACGCTTAAATAGACGCTGCGCTACTACCCCAACTAGACTTCCAGCTAACTGCATACGAATTTGAGTTTGCTTCTCTGCTGGGAAAACATTAATAATACGTTCAATCGTTGAAGCAGCTGATGAAGTATGTAGCGTTCCAATCACTAAATGACCTGTTTCAGCTGCTGTTAAAGCAATTTGTATAGTTTCTAAATCACGCATCTCCCCCACTAAAATAATATCTGGATCCTGGCGAAGGGCAACACGTAATGCAGAATTAAAATCCTTCACATCTGATCCAATTTCCCTTTGATTAATCACACATTTATTATGTTTATGCTGAAACTCAATCGGATCTTCAAGCGTAATAATATGCTTATGGGCGTTTTGATTCACATAATTAATCATGGCAGCTAACGTGGTTGATTTACCTGAACCTGTAGGACCAGTTACTAACACAAGCCCGCGTGGTTTATCCATAAAAGCTTTTAAAATAGGAGGTAACTCAAGTTCTTCAAATGTAGGAATTTTATTTGGAATCGGTCGAATAGCCAGTGCCATTTGGCCACGTTGATAATAAGCATTTACACGAAAACGTGAAACCCCCGGAATACTATGAGAAAAATCTAGCTGATAATTTTCTTGAAAGCTTTCAAAATGATCTTGCGGAATAATTTCATGTACTAATGCTGTCACAATTGACGGTGCTAAGACGTCATCATTTAAGGGGCGTAATTCTCCCCTTAAACGAATCATCACTGGTACCCCTACTGTAATATGAATATCTGAGGCTTTAAGCGTAATCGCCTCCGTTAAAATCTCATTAATTGATTGCATATACTTTCTCCCTTAATTACTAAATATAAAACTATTTGAATTGTATTTTTGTAATAAAAAGCTACACATATTGTGTAGCTTTTTGTTTTTTTATTAGAACAAGTCTGGAAGATATGAATTAGGGTCTGGAGTTATTATGACCTCTTCATTTACACGTATAACAACATCCTCATTTGTTGCTCCAACTTGTAGAGTATTGGTTAAATAATTTATATCTTCATTT is a window of Turicibacter sanguinis DNA encoding:
- a CDS encoding type IV pilus twitching motility protein PilT; this translates as MQSINEILTEAITLKASDIHITVGVPVMIRLRGELRPLNDDVLAPSIVTALVHEIIPQDHFESFQENYQLDFSHSIPGVSRFRVNAYYQRGQMALAIRPIPNKIPTFEELELPPILKAFMDKPRGLVLVTGPTGSGKSTTLAAMINYVNQNAHKHIITLEDPIEFQHKHNKCVINQREIGSDVKDFNSALRVALRQDPDIILVGEMRDLETIQIALTAAETGHLVIGTLHTSSAASTIERIINVFPAEKQTQIRMQLAGSLVGVVAQRLFKRQDSDGRKAVCEIMVNTPAIANLIRQEKVYQIPSVIQTSKEMGMQTMEMAIKEQMMYGVIGMEDAKAYLE